One Micromonospora eburnea genomic region harbors:
- a CDS encoding GH1 family beta-glucosidase yields the protein MSNPASPPAVGVLDEGPELTFPPGFLWGAATAAYQIEGAATEGGRTPSIWDTFSHTEGRTVAGHTGDVACDHYHRMSDDVRLMADLGLKSYRFSVSWSRVQPGGTGPANPEGLDFYRRLVDELLAHDIVPWLTLYHWDLPQPLEDAGGWPARDTAGRFADYAQLVADALGDRVQHFTTFNEPWCSAFLGYGSGVHAPGRSDRADAVRAGHHLMLGHGLAVQALRAARPQAQLGITVNLYPVTPSTDSPEDAEAARRIDGLANRFFLDPVLRGAYPADLQADLRQVTDFGHVRDGDLAVISTPLDMVGINYYSRYVVAAPAERQEQERYWRAPTCWPGSEDVRFVKRGVPVTDMDWEIDAPGLVETLERVHRDYTDLPLYVTENGSAFVDAVIDGRVDDSDRLAYFDAHLRAAHAAISAGVPLKGYFAWSLLDNFEWAWGYTKRFGMVYVDYDSQARIPKSSASWYAEVIRRNGLAAQ from the coding sequence GTGAGCAACCCAGCCAGCCCGCCCGCCGTCGGCGTCCTCGACGAGGGTCCCGAGCTCACCTTCCCGCCCGGCTTCCTCTGGGGCGCGGCGACCGCCGCGTACCAGATCGAGGGCGCGGCGACCGAGGGTGGCCGTACCCCGTCGATCTGGGACACCTTCAGCCACACCGAGGGACGGACGGTGGCCGGGCACACCGGTGACGTGGCCTGCGATCACTACCACCGGATGTCCGACGACGTGCGGTTGATGGCCGACCTCGGGCTGAAGTCCTACCGCTTCTCGGTCTCCTGGTCCCGGGTCCAGCCGGGCGGGACCGGGCCGGCGAACCCCGAAGGGCTGGACTTCTACCGCCGGCTGGTCGACGAGCTGCTGGCCCACGACATCGTGCCGTGGCTGACCCTCTACCACTGGGACCTGCCCCAGCCGTTGGAGGACGCCGGCGGCTGGCCGGCCCGGGACACCGCCGGCCGGTTCGCCGACTACGCGCAGCTCGTGGCCGACGCCCTCGGCGACCGGGTGCAGCACTTCACCACGTTCAACGAGCCGTGGTGCTCGGCCTTCCTCGGCTACGGCTCCGGCGTGCACGCGCCGGGCCGCTCCGACCGGGCCGACGCGGTGCGGGCCGGGCACCACCTCATGCTCGGGCACGGGCTCGCCGTGCAGGCGCTGCGGGCTGCCCGCCCGCAGGCGCAGCTCGGCATCACGGTCAACCTCTACCCGGTCACCCCGTCGACCGACTCGCCGGAGGACGCGGAGGCCGCCCGCCGCATCGACGGGCTGGCCAACCGGTTCTTCCTCGACCCGGTGCTGCGCGGGGCGTACCCGGCGGACCTGCAGGCCGACCTGCGTCAGGTCACCGACTTCGGGCACGTCCGCGACGGCGACCTGGCGGTCATCTCGACCCCGCTCGACATGGTGGGCATCAACTACTACAGCCGGTACGTGGTCGCCGCACCGGCCGAGCGGCAGGAGCAGGAACGCTACTGGCGGGCGCCGACGTGCTGGCCGGGCAGCGAGGACGTCCGGTTCGTCAAGCGGGGCGTGCCGGTGACCGACATGGACTGGGAGATCGACGCCCCCGGCCTGGTGGAGACCCTGGAACGCGTCCACCGGGACTACACCGACCTGCCGCTCTACGTCACCGAGAACGGCTCGGCGTTCGTTGACGCGGTGATCGACGGCCGGGTCGACGACTCGGACCGGCTGGCATACTTCGACGCGCACCTGCGCGCCGCGCATGCCGCGATCAGCGCCGGGGTGCCGCTGAAGGGTTACTTCGCCTGGTCGCTGCTGGACAATTTCGAATGGGCCTGGGGTTACACCAAGCGCTTCGGGATGGTTTACGTCGACTATGACAGCCAGGCCCGAATCCCCAAGTCGAGCGCCAGCTGGTACGCGGAGGTGATCCGACGTAACGGCCTGGCCGCACAATAG
- a CDS encoding plasmid pRiA4b ORF-3 family protein, which translates to MPRQIFQLKVSLAGVRPPVWRRVLVPGGYTLDRLHRVLQHAMGWRDCHLHSFEIDGLQYGEPDSDGELALRDELDVRLDAVVGKGSRFRYTYDFGDWWEHDVVVEDACTADPDERYPSCPYGERACPPEGVGGPSGYAVLLAALADPTHPEHQVMRDWAGPGFDPDAYDAARATTLLRRFC; encoded by the coding sequence ATGCCGCGTCAGATCTTCCAGCTCAAGGTGTCCCTGGCCGGGGTCCGTCCGCCGGTGTGGCGGCGGGTGCTGGTCCCCGGCGGCTACACCCTGGACCGGCTGCACCGGGTGTTGCAGCACGCGATGGGCTGGCGGGACTGCCACCTGCACTCGTTCGAGATCGACGGCCTCCAGTACGGCGAACCCGACTCGGACGGCGAGTTGGCGCTCCGCGACGAGCTGGACGTGCGGCTGGACGCGGTGGTGGGCAAGGGCAGCCGGTTCCGCTACACCTACGACTTCGGCGACTGGTGGGAGCACGACGTGGTGGTGGAGGACGCCTGCACCGCCGACCCGGACGAGCGCTACCCGTCCTGCCCGTACGGGGAACGGGCCTGCCCGCCGGAGGGCGTCGGCGGCCCGTCCGGATACGCCGTCCTGCTCGCCGCGCTCGCCGATCCGACCCATCCGGAGCACCAGGTGATGCGGGATTGGGCCGGCCCCGGCTTCGACCCGGACGCCTACGACGCGGCCCGGGCGACCACCCTGCTGCGCCGCTTCTGCTGA
- a CDS encoding phosphotransferase family protein yields MTDPAVDPARNPTGPAPRGLDLDRLAAYLSTHLPELVTGPLSARLVTGGRSNLTYLLRGGDREVVLRRPPLGHVLATAHDMAREHRVISALAPTEVPVPGALLFCPDDEVIGAPFYLMEKVDGVVYRSRSQTDRLTDGQRRDLALAMMDTLAALHTVEPAAVGLADFGRPDGYLARQVRRWAGQLDRSRSRPLPGIDELRDALAGSVPEGANAGRIVHGDYRLDNLLAAVGPVAVRAVLDWEMATLGDPLADLGLLLTYWDVLGDSDAAEGNPVADGLGPRAGFPAGAELIDRYAGHGDVDVGPLHWHVALGCFKLAVICEGIHYRHTLGQTLGGGFDRIGELVAPLVEHGLHAVREN; encoded by the coding sequence ATGACCGATCCGGCCGTCGATCCAGCGCGGAACCCGACCGGGCCGGCTCCCCGTGGGCTCGACCTCGACCGGCTCGCCGCCTACCTGTCCACGCACCTGCCCGAGCTGGTCACCGGCCCCCTCTCGGCGCGGCTGGTCACCGGGGGCAGGTCCAACCTGACGTACCTGTTGCGTGGCGGCGACCGCGAGGTGGTGCTGCGCCGGCCGCCGCTCGGGCACGTGCTGGCCACCGCGCACGACATGGCCCGCGAGCACCGGGTGATCTCCGCGCTGGCGCCCACCGAGGTGCCGGTTCCCGGCGCGCTGCTGTTCTGCCCCGACGACGAGGTGATCGGCGCCCCGTTCTATCTGATGGAGAAGGTCGACGGCGTCGTCTACCGGAGCCGGTCGCAGACCGACCGGCTCACCGACGGGCAGCGGCGCGACCTGGCCCTGGCGATGATGGACACCCTCGCCGCACTGCACACGGTCGAGCCGGCCGCGGTCGGGCTGGCCGACTTCGGCCGCCCCGACGGCTACCTGGCGCGGCAGGTACGCCGCTGGGCCGGCCAGCTCGACCGGTCCCGCAGCCGCCCGCTGCCCGGCATCGACGAGCTGCGCGACGCGCTCGCCGGCAGCGTGCCGGAGGGCGCGAACGCCGGGCGAATCGTGCACGGCGACTACCGGCTGGACAACCTCCTCGCCGCGGTCGGCCCGGTCGCCGTCCGGGCGGTGCTCGACTGGGAGATGGCCACCCTCGGCGACCCGCTCGCCGACCTCGGGCTGCTGCTGACCTACTGGGACGTGCTGGGCGACAGCGACGCGGCGGAGGGCAACCCGGTCGCCGACGGTCTCGGCCCACGGGCCGGCTTCCCCGCCGGAGCCGAGCTGATCGACCGGTACGCGGGCCACGGCGACGTCGACGTCGGCCCGCTGCACTGGCACGTGGCGCTCGGCTGCTTCAAGCTCGCGGTGATCTGTGAGGGCATCCACTACCGACACACCCTCGGGCAGACGCTCGGCGGGGGCTTCGACCGGATCGGCGAGCTGGTGGCGCCGCTGGTCGAGCACGGTCTGCACGCGGTCAGGGAGAACTGA
- a CDS encoding acyl-CoA dehydrogenase family protein, producing the protein MDFAYDARTVELRDRLGAFLAECVYPAEPVHAEQVAAAGDPWARPPVLDELKAEARSRGLWNLFLPDPRYGAGLTNLQYAPLAELTGRSPHLAPEALNCAAPDTGNMELLAEFGSAAQRDRWLKPLLAGEIRSAFCMTEPDVASSDATNIATRITRDGDSYVIDGRKWWSSGAMDPRCEIFIVMGKTDPDAERHRQQSMILVPRDTPGVTVRRGLTVFGYSDAPHGGHAEIEFTGVRVPAENLVGTEGSGFAIAQARLGPGRIHHCMRLIGMAERALELLCRRALDRVAFGRPLAEQGVVREWIAESRVRIEQARLLVLKTAWLMDTVGNKGAHTEIQAIKIATPAMAEWVIDKAIQGYGGAGVSQDTPLAALWAQARTLRLADGPDEVHRSSLAKRELRRWS; encoded by the coding sequence ATGGACTTCGCGTACGACGCCCGGACGGTCGAGCTGCGCGACCGGCTGGGGGCCTTCCTCGCCGAGTGCGTGTATCCGGCCGAACCGGTGCACGCCGAGCAGGTGGCCGCCGCCGGCGACCCGTGGGCCCGGCCGCCGGTGCTGGACGAGTTGAAGGCCGAGGCCCGTTCGCGTGGCCTGTGGAACCTGTTCCTTCCCGACCCCCGCTACGGCGCCGGACTGACCAACCTCCAGTACGCCCCGCTCGCCGAGCTGACCGGGCGCAGTCCGCATCTGGCGCCGGAGGCGCTGAACTGCGCCGCCCCGGACACCGGCAACATGGAGCTGCTCGCCGAGTTCGGCTCCGCCGCGCAGCGGGACCGCTGGCTCAAGCCCCTGCTGGCGGGCGAGATCCGCTCCGCCTTCTGCATGACCGAGCCGGATGTGGCCTCCTCCGACGCCACCAACATCGCCACCCGGATCACCCGCGACGGCGACTCGTACGTGATCGACGGCCGCAAGTGGTGGTCGTCCGGGGCGATGGACCCGCGCTGCGAGATCTTCATCGTGATGGGCAAGACCGACCCGGACGCCGAGCGGCACCGCCAGCAGAGCATGATCCTGGTCCCCCGGGACACCCCGGGCGTCACGGTACGCCGGGGCCTGACCGTCTTCGGCTACTCCGACGCCCCACACGGCGGGCACGCCGAGATCGAGTTCACCGGCGTCCGGGTGCCGGCGGAGAACCTGGTCGGCACCGAGGGAAGCGGCTTCGCGATCGCCCAGGCCCGGCTCGGCCCGGGGCGGATCCACCACTGCATGCGGCTGATCGGGATGGCCGAGCGGGCCCTGGAGCTGCTCTGCCGGCGGGCGCTGGACCGGGTCGCGTTCGGCCGGCCGCTCGCCGAGCAGGGCGTGGTACGCGAGTGGATCGCCGAATCGCGGGTGCGCATCGAGCAGGCCCGGTTGCTGGTGCTCAAGACCGCCTGGTTGATGGACACCGTCGGTAACAAGGGCGCGCACACCGAGATCCAGGCCATCAAGATCGCCACGCCGGCGATGGCGGAGTGGGTGATCGACAAGGCCATCCAGGGGTACGGCGGAGCCGGCGTCAGCCAGGACACCCCGCTGGCCGCCCTCTGGGCCCAGGCCCGCACCCTCCGCCTGGCCGACGGCCCCGACGAGGTCCACCGGTCGTCCCTGGCCAAGCGCGAACTCCGCCGCTGGTCCTGA
- a CDS encoding carbohydrate ABC transporter permease yields the protein MSLDLHAPAPPGRGPASAGRPAHRRRASFTRLDLKYSPYLYVLPFFLIFAVFSLYPIIYTVWIALTDRSPLNPTISFVGLDNFVELITDDPKFWNAVVNTFGMFLLSTVPQLLLALMLANALNRKLRGQTFFRMAIAMPIITSTAVVALVFSMIYAKEFGLINWLLDAVGMDKIDWRANRFASWFAISTMVDWRWIGYNALIYLAAMQSINKDVYEAAALDGASRRRQFWSITIPQLRPTIIFTLIISTIGGLQLFTEPLLFTSGAGGISGGSQGQYQTITMYLLDVMNQRFRWGYAGAVALVLFLLIALMSTVNYLLARRISSDK from the coding sequence ATGAGCCTCGACCTGCACGCCCCGGCGCCTCCCGGACGGGGACCGGCCAGCGCCGGCCGCCCCGCACACCGCCGCCGCGCCTCGTTCACCCGACTGGACCTGAAGTACTCGCCGTACCTCTACGTCCTGCCGTTCTTCCTGATCTTCGCGGTGTTCAGCCTGTATCCGATCATCTACACGGTCTGGATCGCGCTGACCGACCGGTCGCCGCTGAACCCGACGATCTCCTTCGTCGGCCTGGACAACTTCGTCGAGCTGATCACCGACGACCCGAAGTTCTGGAACGCCGTCGTCAACACGTTCGGCATGTTCCTGCTCTCCACCGTGCCGCAGCTGTTGCTGGCGCTGATGCTGGCCAACGCGTTGAACCGGAAACTGCGCGGGCAGACCTTCTTCCGGATGGCCATCGCCATGCCGATCATCACCTCGACCGCGGTCGTCGCGCTCGTCTTCTCGATGATCTATGCCAAGGAATTCGGCCTGATCAACTGGCTGCTCGACGCCGTCGGTATGGACAAGATCGACTGGCGGGCCAATCGGTTCGCCTCCTGGTTCGCCATCTCCACCATGGTCGACTGGCGGTGGATCGGCTACAACGCCCTGATCTACCTGGCCGCCATGCAGTCCATCAACAAGGACGTGTACGAGGCGGCGGCGCTGGACGGCGCCTCCCGCCGCCGCCAGTTCTGGTCGATCACCATCCCGCAGCTCCGCCCGACGATCATCTTCACGCTGATCATCTCGACCATCGGCGGGTTGCAGCTGTTCACCGAGCCGCTGCTGTTCACCAGCGGTGCCGGCGGCATCTCCGGCGGCTCGCAGGGCCAGTACCAGACCATCACGATGTACCTGCTCGACGTGATGAACCAACGCTTCCGGTGGGGCTACGCCGGCGCGGTCGCGCTCGTGCTCTTCCTGCTCATCGCGCTGATGTCGACGGTGAACTACCTGCTGGCCCGCCGCATCAGCTCAGACAAGTGA
- a CDS encoding amino acid-binding protein translates to MLLRVRVTLPDRPGTLGQVARTLGVAGADIVQVVVLERLGGRAVDDFTVVWPGAARMERLLAGLAAVPGVRVDGVWRAIGTPTTSGQDAELLAQIAANPADGVATLVDAVPGLLAADWAVAAVVPLDWASRAGAGAPTVGHASWRAPVPPRLPEVTPLRARARTGPDGHHYAVAPFGRAGLVLVVARDHTEPLTAAAFHSIEVDRLAQLVRASAVILGDRLDLVGAPPVTTIT, encoded by the coding sequence ATGTTGCTGAGAGTTCGGGTGACCCTGCCGGACCGACCCGGCACGCTCGGCCAGGTGGCCCGGACACTCGGCGTGGCCGGCGCCGACATCGTCCAGGTGGTGGTGCTGGAGCGGCTCGGCGGCCGGGCGGTGGACGACTTCACCGTGGTGTGGCCGGGCGCCGCCCGGATGGAACGGCTGCTGGCCGGCCTGGCCGCCGTCCCCGGCGTACGGGTGGACGGGGTGTGGCGGGCGATCGGCACGCCCACCACCTCGGGCCAGGACGCCGAACTGCTCGCCCAGATCGCCGCGAACCCGGCCGACGGGGTGGCCACCCTGGTCGACGCGGTGCCCGGGCTGCTCGCCGCGGACTGGGCGGTGGCCGCGGTCGTACCCCTGGACTGGGCCTCCCGAGCCGGCGCGGGCGCGCCCACCGTCGGGCACGCGAGCTGGCGGGCCCCGGTCCCGCCCCGGCTGCCGGAGGTGACCCCGCTGCGGGCCCGGGCGAGGACCGGCCCGGACGGGCACCACTACGCGGTCGCGCCGTTCGGCCGCGCCGGCCTGGTGCTGGTGGTGGCGCGGGACCACACCGAGCCCCTCACGGCCGCCGCGTTCCACTCCATCGAGGTGGACCGGCTCGCGCAGCTCGTCCGGGCGAGCGCGGTGATTCTCGGCGACCGGCTGGACCTGGTCGGCGCACCACCCGTGACCACCATCACCTGA
- a CDS encoding LacI family DNA-binding transcriptional regulator — MTTQRTRSLGRPTLDAVAARAGVGRGTVSRVVNGSPQVSPEARAAVQAAIAELGYVPNRAARALVTQRTDSVALVVSESGERVFTEPFFAAIVRGVSSELLETPMQLWLAMVQSPLERERVEHHLTNQHVDGVLLLSLHDADPLPTLLEERGLPTVLGGRPARMLHPDAQPAWFVDMDNVGGARQAVEHLFAQGRRRIATIAGTQDMGAGLARLTGYKEAVRAAGGDVNPDLIAYGDFSEGAGAACMRQLLETCPDLDAVFVASDPMAFGALRTLREAGRRVPEDVAVIGFDDAPIARQAEPPLTTVFQPVEEMGRQMARLLVSRIRGDEVSNPQLVLDTELVHRASA, encoded by the coding sequence ATGACAACGCAGCGCACGCGGTCGCTCGGGCGCCCGACCCTCGACGCGGTCGCCGCCCGCGCCGGCGTGGGACGCGGCACGGTATCCCGCGTGGTCAACGGCTCACCCCAGGTCAGCCCGGAGGCCCGGGCCGCCGTCCAGGCGGCGATCGCCGAACTGGGGTACGTGCCCAACCGCGCCGCCCGGGCACTGGTGACCCAGCGGACGGACTCCGTGGCACTGGTGGTCTCCGAGTCGGGGGAGCGGGTCTTCACCGAGCCGTTCTTCGCGGCCATCGTCCGGGGCGTCAGCTCGGAGCTGCTGGAGACACCGATGCAGCTCTGGCTGGCCATGGTGCAGTCGCCGCTAGAGCGGGAACGGGTCGAGCACCACCTGACCAACCAGCACGTCGACGGCGTGCTGCTGCTCTCCCTGCACGACGCCGACCCGCTGCCGACCCTGCTGGAGGAGCGTGGCCTGCCCACCGTGCTGGGCGGCCGGCCGGCCCGGATGCTGCACCCGGACGCCCAGCCCGCCTGGTTCGTCGACATGGACAATGTCGGCGGTGCCCGGCAGGCGGTCGAGCATCTCTTCGCGCAGGGGCGGCGGCGGATCGCCACCATCGCCGGCACCCAGGACATGGGCGCCGGCCTGGCCCGGCTGACCGGCTACAAGGAGGCCGTCCGGGCCGCGGGCGGCGACGTGAATCCGGACCTGATCGCGTACGGCGACTTCAGCGAGGGTGCCGGTGCCGCCTGCATGCGACAGCTGCTGGAGACCTGCCCCGACCTCGACGCCGTCTTCGTCGCCTCCGACCCGATGGCCTTCGGCGCCCTGCGTACGCTGCGGGAGGCTGGCCGCCGGGTGCCCGAGGACGTGGCGGTGATCGGCTTCGACGACGCCCCCATCGCCCGGCAGGCCGAGCCGCCGCTGACCACCGTCTTCCAGCCGGTGGAGGAGATGGGCCGCCAGATGGCCCGCCTTCTGGTCTCCCGCATCCGCGGCGACGAGGTTTCCAACCCGCAACTCGTCCTCGACACCGAGCTGGTCCACCGCGCCTCCGCCTGA
- a CDS encoding GNAT family N-acetyltransferase: MALWRIRATVDDRPGYLSVLTASLALRGINILTVQVHTTEVGAVDDFLVDAPDQLTEADLRAAVERGRGRDCWVARSEARGLADQPTRVLGLATRLVRDPDAAGEALRALLGADPVTWRPAPADPPGGVGATTMLLADASGGSYELSRREPTFTPAEYARAQALIELAGAVIRRDADRVTLVLPDAAEVLVRSATVDDLPSVARLHETCSDRSRRRRYLGAAALPSPARLRRLLEPERGLTLVATAGPGAAEPVVAMGNLLGEGDEAEVALLVRDDWQRRGLGSALLRRLLGHADRAGYAAVLLHVEAENTPMLRTVRRLGRPASVQRDGTLLTVAVPLDAQRAGLPRQAGPTGRSGRSD; the protein is encoded by the coding sequence ATGGCGCTGTGGCGGATTCGGGCCACCGTGGACGACCGACCGGGCTACCTGTCGGTGCTCACCGCGAGTCTCGCGTTGCGCGGGATCAACATTCTCACCGTGCAGGTGCACACCACCGAGGTGGGAGCGGTCGACGACTTCCTCGTCGACGCGCCCGACCAGCTCACCGAGGCGGACCTGCGGGCTGCCGTCGAGCGGGGCCGGGGCCGGGACTGCTGGGTCGCGCGCAGCGAGGCGCGAGGGCTGGCCGACCAGCCCACCCGGGTGCTCGGCCTGGCCACCCGGCTGGTCCGCGACCCGGACGCGGCCGGCGAGGCGCTGCGTGCCCTGCTCGGCGCCGACCCGGTCACCTGGCGGCCGGCGCCGGCCGACCCGCCCGGCGGGGTGGGCGCCACGACCATGCTGCTGGCCGACGCGTCCGGTGGCTCGTACGAGCTGTCCCGGCGGGAGCCGACCTTCACCCCGGCCGAGTACGCCCGCGCCCAGGCCCTGATCGAGCTGGCCGGGGCCGTGATCCGGCGGGACGCCGACCGGGTCACCCTGGTGCTGCCCGACGCGGCCGAGGTGCTGGTCCGCTCGGCGACCGTCGACGATCTGCCCAGCGTGGCGCGGCTGCACGAGACCTGCTCGGACCGCAGCCGACGGCGGCGGTACCTGGGCGCGGCGGCCCTGCCGTCGCCGGCCCGGCTGCGCCGGCTGCTGGAGCCGGAACGGGGGCTCACCCTGGTCGCCACGGCCGGCCCCGGGGCGGCGGAACCCGTCGTGGCGATGGGCAACCTGCTCGGCGAGGGGGACGAGGCGGAGGTGGCGCTGCTGGTCCGCGACGACTGGCAGCGGCGGGGCCTCGGCTCGGCCCTGCTGCGGCGACTGCTCGGGCATGCCGACCGGGCCGGTTACGCCGCCGTGCTGCTGCACGTGGAGGCCGAGAACACGCCGATGCTGCGCACCGTACGCCGGTTGGGCCGGCCGGCGTCGGTGCAGCGGGACGGCACACTGCTGACCGTGGCGGTGCCGCTGGACGCCCAGCGGGCCGGGCTGCCCCGGCAGGCCGGCCCGACCGGTCGGTCGGGCCGGTCGGACTGA
- a CDS encoding carbohydrate ABC transporter permease, translating to MLRPPSRQAGPVRASHQAARLWKASPLTMVGLILGVLLSLFPFYWMIVIASRTNDAANSWPPPFLPGGNLGENIQRVLENGDANIVKGLMNSFLVSGTITVATVFFGSLAGFAFAKLRFRGKNALLLIILASMMVPIQLGVLPLYILMAKLDWLNSMPSVTVPFLIGGFGIFMMRQYAEQAVPNELIEAARVDGCSTWGVYWHVVAPALRPAAAVLGLLTFMEQWNQFFWPFVVLADPANPTVQISLRSLNTAYFADNSQIFAGTLIATLPLFVVFVLFGRQIIGGIMEGAVKS from the coding sequence ATGCTCCGCCCACCCTCCCGGCAGGCCGGCCCGGTGCGCGCAAGCCACCAGGCGGCGCGGCTCTGGAAGGCCAGCCCGCTGACCATGGTCGGGCTGATCCTCGGGGTGCTCCTGTCGCTCTTCCCGTTCTACTGGATGATCGTGATCGCCTCGCGTACGAACGACGCGGCCAACTCCTGGCCGCCGCCGTTCCTGCCCGGCGGCAACCTCGGCGAGAACATCCAGCGGGTGCTCGAAAACGGCGACGCCAACATCGTCAAGGGCCTGATGAACTCGTTCCTGGTCTCCGGCACGATCACCGTGGCCACGGTCTTCTTCGGCTCCCTCGCGGGCTTCGCCTTCGCCAAGCTCCGCTTCCGGGGCAAGAACGCGCTCCTGCTGATCATCCTGGCCTCGATGATGGTGCCCATCCAGCTCGGCGTGCTGCCGCTGTACATCCTGATGGCGAAGCTCGACTGGCTGAACTCCATGCCCTCGGTGACCGTGCCGTTCCTGATCGGCGGCTTCGGCATCTTCATGATGCGCCAGTACGCCGAGCAGGCCGTCCCCAACGAGCTGATCGAGGCCGCCCGGGTCGACGGCTGCTCGACCTGGGGGGTGTACTGGCACGTGGTGGCGCCCGCCCTGCGCCCCGCCGCCGCGGTGCTCGGCCTGCTCACCTTCATGGAGCAGTGGAACCAGTTCTTCTGGCCCTTCGTGGTGCTGGCCGACCCGGCCAACCCGACCGTCCAGATCTCCCTGCGAAGCCTGAACACCGCCTACTTCGCGGACAACTCGCAGATCTTCGCCGGTACGTTGATCGCCACCCTGCCCCTGTTCGTCGTGTTCGTCCTGTTCGGCCGCCAGATCATTGGCGGAATCATGGAAGGCGCCGTCAAGTCGTGA
- a CDS encoding ABC transporter substrate-binding protein, protein MSVPSRRRRLAAIALASVTVLATAAACSDDSSDSGSDGQITLVVDVFGDQGFGYEELYKQYEAEHSNIKIQERGKGLGLGDYNTRLTQQITAGSGAGDVVALEEGTIVQYYAQTDKFQNLADYGANDFKGNFLPWKWEAGTTPDGKVLGLGTDVGSMALCYRSDLFKAAGLPTDREQVAALWPTWDEFIATGQKFAAADKKHKFIDSATNFYNVVLMQKAGDGSGYTYYDKSNKLVIGENPDVKAAYDLTTKMIAAGLSNNLQSFSNEWNAGFKNGTFATIACPAWMTGVIKGNAGDSAAGKWDIAKAPGNGGNWGGSWLAVPKSSKHPKEAAELAKFLTSAKGQVEAFKAVGNLPSSPQALSDPAVGAATNDYFSNAPTGTIFAAGATSLKPVYLGPKNNAVRTEVENTLRAVEQGKSADEQWQAALKNGEAAGK, encoded by the coding sequence ATGAGCGTCCCATCCCGCCGTCGTCGGCTCGCGGCCATCGCGCTCGCGTCCGTGACGGTGCTCGCCACCGCCGCCGCCTGCAGTGACGACTCGTCGGACAGCGGCAGTGACGGCCAGATCACTCTCGTCGTCGACGTCTTCGGCGACCAGGGCTTCGGCTACGAAGAGCTCTACAAGCAGTACGAGGCCGAGCACTCGAACATCAAGATCCAGGAGCGGGGCAAGGGCCTCGGCCTCGGGGACTACAACACCCGACTGACCCAGCAGATCACCGCCGGGTCCGGCGCCGGTGACGTGGTGGCCCTGGAAGAGGGCACCATCGTTCAGTACTACGCGCAGACCGACAAGTTCCAGAACCTCGCGGACTACGGCGCGAACGACTTTAAGGGCAACTTCCTGCCGTGGAAGTGGGAGGCGGGCACCACGCCGGACGGCAAGGTGCTCGGCCTCGGCACCGACGTCGGCTCGATGGCGCTCTGCTACCGCAGCGACCTCTTCAAGGCCGCCGGGCTGCCCACCGACCGGGAGCAGGTCGCCGCCCTCTGGCCCACCTGGGACGAGTTCATCGCCACCGGCCAGAAGTTCGCCGCCGCCGACAAGAAGCACAAGTTCATCGACTCGGCGACCAACTTCTACAACGTCGTGCTGATGCAGAAGGCGGGCGACGGCAGCGGCTACACCTACTACGACAAGAGCAACAAGCTGGTCATCGGCGAGAACCCGGACGTCAAGGCGGCGTACGACCTCACCACCAAGATGATCGCCGCGGGCCTGTCGAACAACCTCCAGTCGTTCTCCAACGAGTGGAACGCCGGTTTCAAGAACGGCACCTTCGCCACCATCGCCTGCCCGGCCTGGATGACCGGTGTCATCAAGGGCAACGCCGGTGACTCGGCGGCCGGCAAGTGGGACATCGCCAAGGCGCCCGGCAACGGCGGCAACTGGGGCGGCTCGTGGCTGGCCGTGCCGAAGTCCAGCAAGCACCCCAAGGAGGCCGCCGAGCTGGCCAAGTTCCTGACCAGCGCCAAGGGCCAGGTCGAGGCGTTCAAGGCGGTCGGCAACCTGCCGTCCTCGCCGCAGGCTCTGAGCGACCCGGCCGTCGGTGCCGCGACCAACGACTACTTCAGCAACGCCCCGACCGGCACCATCTTCGCCGCCGGTGCCACCTCGCTGAAGCCGGTCTACCTCGGCCCGAAGAACAACGCTGTCCGCACTGAGGTGGAGAACACCCTGCGCGCCGTCGAGCAGGGCAAGTCCGCCGACGAGCAGTGGCAGGCCGCGCTGAAGAACGGTGAGGCCGCCGGTAAGTGA